A single window of Pristis pectinata isolate sPriPec2 chromosome 8, sPriPec2.1.pri, whole genome shotgun sequence DNA harbors:
- the LOC127573416 gene encoding acyl carrier protein, mitochondrial-like encodes MASRVLSRCLRRWPQPWGGPRTGPALGAQLPALAGRNHLHGFSGQVPAATRPAQRCSLLQQTCRQYGDLPPLTLNSIQDRVLYVLKLYDKINPDKLLISSHFMKDLGLDSLDQVEIIMAMEDEFGFEIPDADAEKLMTPEEIVTYIADKKDVYE; translated from the exons ATGGCGTCGCGTGTGCTGTCTCGGTGCCTCCGCCGGTGGCCGCAACCTTGGGGCGGGCCAAGGACAGGCCCGGCGCTCGGGGCCCAGCTCCCGGCCCTGGCCGGACGAAACCACCTCCATGGCTTCAGTGGGCAGGTTCCCGCCGCAACGCGCCCGGCTCAG AGGTGCAGTTTGTTGCAACAGACATGTCGCCAGTATGGGGATCTGCCGCCTCTTACACTGAACAGCATCCAAGATCGAGTACTGTATGTGTTAAAACTGTATGACAAAATTAATCCTGATAAG CTTTTAATAAGCTCCCATTTTATGAAAGATTTGGGATTGGACAGTTTGGATCAAGTGGAGATCATTATGGCCATGGAAGACGAGTTTG GGTTTGAGATTCCAGATGCAGATGCAGAAAAGTTAATGACGCCGGAAGAGATTGTAACATATATCGCAGACAAAAAAGATGTATATGAATAA